A single region of the Duganella sp. BuS-21 genome encodes:
- a CDS encoding TonB-dependent receptor, producing the protein MQMKKLVTAMMAAGLASGAIVAKAAEEAEDKIVRVEVTGSSLKRINAETASPVQVIDAKQIENMGARTLLQVLDNLPAARPAQQDFRSMFTGSDGASQANLRGLGAQGTLVLLNGRRLSFYGAPAGFQTMFVNIDAIPAAAIERMEILTDGASAVYGSDAVAGVINVITKKSFQGLEARGNADFSRDVKSYGERQGSLIYGHGDLNSDGYNVYGSVNVYQRDRISSADTYLKRPAAFYDNNPSFVPGFRVGTGSEPGVVNPGTFFVFDKANNNARTQRAVKGCSTSITEASGTRCVWNSLPYALDTGPTSDRVTAFLAGRVKLGDDLEGFAETALTQIKLRGENGPRSFNSGSTNNWFARNTGTKLNTFAIPYLGPNNSYLKGKLDADMVAKMGGAAGLNYVMQDATGHFGQTNKDQSYRALAGLRGSIGGGWDFETALSVAGSHSTLYQTININTAGFAKAFGPFTTDPVTGRSYISDNPAYKFGEISESNAALLRQAYPTFDIQSWTKLITWDGKVEGTLFKLGEREVRAAFGASVMRESFYTPGNPDAANGLITQQGGSWFDGQRNIGAVFGEVVVPLTDTLELNAAARLDKYPHFDANLAPKVGVQWRARPELMVRGTYSEGFRAPNLAESGSGGVFAQVGGIRDTVRCDETNAMARLLMKSVTPAEAELGKNLLNSNCSTTVGGLTPPNPQLRPEKAKISTFGLVMQPVKDVSISLDYWFVYRRNEIVRQDFNELFTELVDKYGPGLSGTSAAIRNPISDADRGNMAAVAAMCNNAANAAACAGGIPGYSVGNIGGLINSYSNRGRTLLDGFDIDARTRFSLGDMGRLNTGISATIRKRETYNSEDGSGFTGNNVGYYDSPRIRATFNADWAYRNFVTSLFVNYTGKTKWAYGEWDTDNAPGTCMAAGVEMPKDLCGGAPSYTTVNLGFNWKPMKNLDLGLNIKNVLNKRPYYDPNGWEGYNHSQNLFGRQYAFSASYKFF; encoded by the coding sequence ATGCAGATGAAAAAATTGGTAACCGCGATGATGGCGGCGGGTCTGGCTTCGGGCGCAATCGTAGCCAAAGCCGCCGAGGAAGCGGAAGACAAGATCGTGCGCGTCGAGGTGACCGGTTCGAGCCTCAAGCGCATCAACGCTGAAACGGCGTCGCCGGTGCAGGTGATCGACGCCAAGCAGATCGAGAACATGGGCGCGCGCACGTTGCTGCAAGTGCTGGACAACCTGCCGGCGGCGCGTCCGGCGCAGCAGGACTTCCGCTCCATGTTCACCGGCTCGGACGGTGCTTCGCAGGCCAATCTGCGCGGCCTCGGTGCGCAAGGCACGCTGGTGCTGCTGAACGGACGCCGCCTGTCGTTCTACGGTGCCCCGGCCGGCTTCCAGACCATGTTCGTCAACATCGACGCGATTCCCGCCGCCGCCATCGAGCGCATGGAAATCCTGACCGACGGCGCCTCGGCGGTCTATGGTTCCGACGCGGTGGCCGGCGTGATCAACGTCATCACCAAGAAGAGCTTCCAGGGCCTGGAAGCGCGCGGCAACGCCGACTTCTCGCGCGACGTGAAATCCTACGGCGAACGCCAGGGCAGCTTGATCTACGGCCATGGTGACTTGAACAGCGACGGCTACAACGTCTACGGCTCGGTCAACGTCTACCAGCGCGACCGCATCTCTTCCGCCGACACCTACCTGAAACGTCCGGCTGCTTTCTACGACAACAATCCATCCTTCGTGCCGGGCTTCCGCGTCGGCACCGGCAGCGAGCCGGGTGTGGTCAATCCGGGCACCTTCTTCGTGTTCGACAAAGCCAACAACAATGCCCGCACCCAGCGCGCGGTGAAGGGTTGCAGCACCTCGATCACCGAGGCCTCGGGCACCCGCTGCGTGTGGAACTCGCTGCCGTATGCGCTCGACACCGGCCCGACCTCGGACCGCGTCACCGCCTTCCTGGCAGGTCGCGTGAAGCTGGGCGACGATCTGGAAGGGTTTGCCGAAACCGCGCTGACCCAGATCAAGCTGCGCGGCGAGAACGGCCCGCGCAGCTTCAACAGCGGCAGCACCAACAACTGGTTCGCCCGTAATACCGGCACCAAGCTGAATACCTTCGCCATTCCTTACCTGGGCCCGAACAACAGCTACCTGAAAGGCAAGCTCGATGCCGACATGGTGGCCAAGATGGGTGGCGCGGCGGGCCTTAACTACGTCATGCAGGACGCCACCGGTCACTTCGGCCAGACCAACAAGGACCAGAGTTATCGCGCCCTGGCCGGTCTGCGCGGCAGCATCGGCGGCGGCTGGGACTTTGAAACGGCGTTGAGCGTGGCGGGCAGCCATTCCACGCTGTACCAGACCATCAACATCAACACCGCCGGTTTCGCCAAGGCCTTCGGTCCGTTCACCACCGATCCGGTCACCGGCCGCAGCTATATCTCCGACAATCCGGCTTACAAGTTCGGCGAGATCAGCGAATCGAATGCCGCGCTGCTGCGCCAGGCCTATCCAACCTTCGACATCCAGTCGTGGACCAAGCTGATTACCTGGGACGGCAAGGTGGAAGGCACGCTGTTCAAGCTCGGCGAACGTGAAGTGCGCGCCGCCTTCGGCGCCAGCGTGATGCGCGAGAGCTTCTACACGCCCGGCAATCCCGACGCGGCCAACGGCCTGATTACGCAGCAGGGCGGCTCGTGGTTCGACGGCCAGCGCAACATCGGCGCCGTGTTCGGCGAGGTGGTGGTGCCGCTGACCGACACGCTGGAGCTGAACGCCGCCGCGCGTCTCGACAAATATCCGCACTTCGACGCCAACCTGGCGCCGAAGGTCGGGGTGCAATGGCGCGCGCGGCCGGAGCTGATGGTGCGCGGCACGTACTCCGAAGGCTTCCGCGCGCCCAACCTGGCCGAATCGGGCAGCGGTGGCGTGTTTGCGCAGGTCGGCGGTATCCGCGACACCGTGCGCTGCGACGAAACCAATGCCATGGCGCGCCTGTTGATGAAGTCCGTCACGCCGGCCGAAGCGGAGCTGGGCAAGAACCTGTTGAACTCCAACTGCTCGACCACCGTCGGCGGCCTGACGCCGCCGAACCCGCAACTGCGTCCGGAAAAAGCCAAGATCTCCACCTTCGGCCTGGTGATGCAGCCGGTGAAGGACGTCAGCATTTCGCTCGACTACTGGTTCGTCTATCGCCGCAACGAGATCGTGCGCCAGGACTTCAATGAGCTGTTCACGGAGCTGGTGGATAAATACGGTCCTGGCCTGTCCGGCACCAGCGCCGCCATCCGCAATCCGATCAGCGACGCGGACCGGGGCAATATGGCGGCGGTGGCGGCCATGTGCAATAACGCGGCCAATGCTGCGGCTTGCGCCGGCGGCATTCCGGGCTACTCGGTCGGTAATATCGGCGGCCTGATTAACTCCTACTCGAATCGTGGCCGCACGCTGCTCGACGGTTTCGATATCGATGCGCGCACCCGCTTCTCGCTGGGCGACATGGGGCGCCTGAATACCGGCATCTCGGCCACCATCCGCAAGCGCGAGACCTACAACAGCGAAGACGGCAGCGGCTTCACCGGCAACAACGTGGGTTATTACGATTCGCCGCGCATCCGCGCCACCTTCAATGCCGACTGGGCCTACCGCAATTTCGTCACCAGCCTGTTCGTCAACTACACCGGCAAGACCAAATGGGCCTACGGCGAGTGGGACACCG